The region AAGAATTATTAAAAGTGTCGATACAATATTGAACTTCGTTAATTTCATTTTCTAAGATTTGGGATTACAAATATAGAATTAAAATGCAATTAAACGTGTAAATATGTATTTAATCGATGAAATGCAATGCTATTTCAGTTTACTCAAAAAGTCTTCTTCAGTAATCATCTCAATATTAAGCTTCTCTGCTTTCTCTTTTTTACTTGGTCCCATATTATCTCCTGCAACAATAAAACTGGTTTTGGAAGAAATTGAAGACGACACTTTTCCGCCATTATCCTCAATAAGTTTTTTAAGCTCTGTTCTGGATAAAGAATGAAACACACCAGACACAACAATGATGTTTCCTTTTAACCTATCGGTTTGATTAGCTAATGTTTCTGCAGATAATTCTAGCTGCAAACCATAAGATTTTAGTCTATTTATGATTTTCTGATTGTTTTCATCCGAAAAGAAATCGACAACACTTTCTGCAATTCTAATTCCTATCTCGTTAACTTGTTCAAGGTCTAAAACAGATGCAAATGCCAAAGCATCGATACTTTTATAATGTTTTGCAAGAGTTTTGGCAACCGTTTCACCCACAAATCGAATACCCAAAGCAAATAACACACGTTCAAACGGAATTTGTTTAGACGCTTCAATTCCTGCAATTAAATTATCTGCACTTTTTTCTGCCATACGCTCTAAAGGAAGGACTTGCTCTTTTGTAAGCACGTATAAATCTGCATAATTTGTAATTAATCCTTCATTGACTAACAGCGTAACGGTTTCTCCACCTAAACCTTCAATATCCATTGCTTTTCGCGAAATAAAATGCTGAATACGTCCTATAATTTGTGGGTTACAACCATTATAATTAGGACAAAAGTGTTTGGCTTCACCGACTTCACGTTGTAGCTCTGTATCACACTCTGGACAATTAGTAATGTATTGGGTTGGTTGAGAATCTGCTGGTCTTTGAGATAAATCTACAGCAATAATTTTAGGTATAATTTCCCCTCCTTTTTCTACAAAAACGGTATCATTAATTCTAATATCAAGTTTTTCAATTTGGTCTGCATTGTGTAATGAGGCACGTTTTACTACTGTACCAGCTAACTCTACTGGTTCTAAATTAGCAACTGGTGTAATAGCTCCTGTACGACCTACTTGATAGGTTATCTCTTTTAAAACAGTACTAACTTGTTCTGCTTTAAACTTATAGGCTATTGCCCAACGTGGTGCTTTAGCAGTAAATCCTAACTCTTCTTGCTGGTACAAGCTATTAACTTTAACCACTACTCCATCAGTCTCATAAGGTAAATCGTGTCTTGCTTTGTCCCAGTAGTTTATAAACTCAAAAACTTGATCTATGCTATCGCATAATTTGGCTTCAGTAGGCACTTTAAATCCCATTTGTCGTGCTTCTTCTAAACTATCAAAGTGTGTTTTAAAGTTAAAATTATTACCAACTAATCCATACAATAAACAGTCTAAAGGTCGTTTTGCCACCTCTGCACTATCTTGTAGTTTTAAGCTTCCAGACG is a window of Olleya sp. YS DNA encoding:
- the ligA gene encoding NAD-dependent DNA ligase LigA encodes the protein MSIQQKINTLRDQLRQHNYNYYVLDNPTISDYEFDQKLKELQALEEEHPEFFDANSPTVRVGGEVTKNFNTVVHKHRMYSLDNSYSLEDLKDWETRVKKQVDGKIEYVCELKYDGASINLTYKNGKLFNAVTRGDGFQGDEVTANIKTINSVPLQLKGNYPEEFEIRGEIILPFDGFNLMNEERIANGEEPYKNPRNTASGSLKLQDSAEVAKRPLDCLLYGLVGNNFNFKTHFDSLEEARQMGFKVPTEAKLCDSIDQVFEFINYWDKARHDLPYETDGVVVKVNSLYQQEELGFTAKAPRWAIAYKFKAEQVSTVLKEITYQVGRTGAITPVANLEPVELAGTVVKRASLHNADQIEKLDIRINDTVFVEKGGEIIPKIIAVDLSQRPADSQPTQYITNCPECDTELQREVGEAKHFCPNYNGCNPQIIGRIQHFISRKAMDIEGLGGETVTLLVNEGLITNYADLYVLTKEQVLPLERMAEKSADNLIAGIEASKQIPFERVLFALGIRFVGETVAKTLAKHYKSIDALAFASVLDLEQVNEIGIRIAESVVDFFSDENNQKIINRLKSYGLQLELSAETLANQTDRLKGNIIVVSGVFHSLSRTELKKLIEDNGGKVSSSISSKTSFIVAGDNMGPSKKEKAEKLNIEMITEEDFLSKLK